The Salvelinus fontinalis isolate EN_2023a chromosome 7, ASM2944872v1, whole genome shotgun sequence genomic sequence TATCTGCACATGTGCAGAAGCTTCTGCAAGCTCCGGATCTGTTCCTTTTCAGACTAAAGATCCCGAAAAAGTCGGATCCGCAGCCACAGCCTTAaaagtatgccaaacaaaaaccattgattgcaaagttaaacaaaccatacaactccatGCACATCACAAGGATTACTTTcaacaatttccacagaaaatttgacaaaaacacatttactcaaAGACAGTGCAGATCTAAAATATCTTCTCCGAATTAAGATCAAAAAATTTCTGCAGAAAGAATTGGTTGTTGGCTATGATATTACGCCTGGAgtttcatttattttattgagCTACAGTAAGTAATTAACATCCGGTAACATAAtgatggtaacagaatgacatcattggtccctgatctgtactatacagaaatCCATAATTATGAATGTCATTTTCTTCATGTTGATGTATCCTGAATAGACACAAAGgtagaaaaatgtaatatcttccTTTGTATGTTTGGGTATTATGCCTATTCTACAGACTGGCTATCATTCTAATGAGGTCGCCAAACAAGACCACATTTCCTTTGTCCGGATCTAACCTAATATGTACCAATCACAGACgtctgtttcacaagtttggacatcactgtacagcacagtagagtacacttCAGTATATCataaacatacagtacagtgtcgGTCGTTCCTCAGTGGGTGAGAGggctggttacagtaaatggaaagagggggcttatgggtaggtgtcagtaagagccaggagaggtgacattaactggagagagagagaagagactggGAAAGAGAGGGCGGGTTTATCCAGACGGTTTTCACACTTGCACCATGTGACAGAAAGTGAATGAAAAACAGTATTCTGgtggttacagtaaatggaaagagggggcttatgggtaggtgtcagtaagagccaGGAGAGTTGACatttaactggagagagagagaagagactggGAAAGAGAGGGCGGGTTTGTCCAGACGGTTTTCACACTTGCACCATGTGACAGAAAGTGAATGAAAAACAGTATTCTGGTGGAAGgcaggacagtagcaggtgacctaactgtggtttgtgactactataaATTCCCATTGCAGCCAGTTAAGTTGCAGTCATTCTGTTATAATTTTGGGGTCATTCTGTGCCTTAATTTAAAACAAATATAggctcttagctttcatttgacacaatTCAATGTGCTCCTGTGAAATTAACATGCTAGTGCACATGGGGCTTCAATATGATATAGCAATCAATATGCTATATCATGGGGATCTCTAGGCCTAATGACAAACAAATCATCATTATCATGTTGATACTGCTAGGTATTTCAAATTAGAACTAccttaagttatcttcagaaaaatgtacctatctaggaattgtagttaccaaacaatactccttactatttaaagagaatttcccctctcTGATGCAAAAACTCAagacaaacatacaattttggagaactctcccaatttctctgctcggaagaattaatgccattaaaatggtcttcctcccacaactgctctatctataccagaacatcccagtattcatacctaaatcctttcataaacaactggactcaattatcaatcctttcatctgggattataaaacacacaggataggtaaaaaacacctctgcaaatccaaaatggaaggaggattgtctctcccaaattGTATATTTTATTACTGGGCCGCTAACCTCCGCGCtgttacgtttttgctggatgacgcacgtccgtcacccagctggcttagtatggagcgggaagagtgtcaccccttctctattggtgctgtgattttgtcgcctgtcaatctggagaggtcactttatcgtaacaatcctattatacatagcacagtccgaatctggaagcaaattaaaacccactttgagcttagaccaatgtcattcatgctccctgttgccaggaacccctccttttcctcctctaaccttgataacacctttgagcaatggggagagttggggataagtaccataggggatttatatatagaagggacctttgcttcctttgagttgctgagggaaacttataatcttcccagaagtaactttttcagatgcctacaaatcagagactatgttagaaaacgcctcccaacatttgggaacgctaagccttccatgtttgacggatgcataaaaacatccccaacctcagacaaactgatatctcgtttatatgatgcttttcaatcggttagcacaccttctacagatgccattaaggcaaaatggaaggaagaactagggactgacatttcggtggcagactgggaagatagttTGGAggatatccacacctgctccattaactccagacatcgtctcatacaattcaaggtattacacagattacactattccaaaaccaaactgcataggatatttcctgatacatcccctatgtgtgataaatgtcaggctgcacagggtacacttctccactgctttgccctatgctctagcttgcatggttactggtgtggaatttttaggatcctctctgaagttctggagacttcaattgacccagacccgcttctgataatcctgggagtgtctgattccctaaacGGATTAACCAACCctcaaaaacaactcatctcttacagtctcatttcggcaaaaaaactaatctcGTTGTTTTGGAAAAAGaaggaagcgcccactaccaaattatggctcagcgaattggcaaacactgtacacttagaaaggattagatatattctgaacaataaattatcaacatttgatcaaatctggcagcctttcctctcttacttggaccattcggcgctgtgaatttgtactttttaacgcactctcaatagtaatattttaatccacctttGGGCAGCATGTGCTGGCACCGCGACCCGAGCAGTCGGGAGGGGAATAACGGGAAGGGATAAAGGGgtggagggataaagggggggaataagtGGGGGGTGACAcctaccctctttctttctacctgtccttgttctgtatgtcttgttttgtaatatttgttttgtacccagaactctgggtctttttgtttctgtctgctcttttatgtttagataaaaattgtatacctgccttttatacctatacaccattcctgtgtgtgttcaattaaaaaatatttgaacgaaATTAGAACTACCTTCTACTGTAAAAATGTATAGACTTAATTTATTTGTTTTGCTATTTAATTTATTTGTTTAGCTATTTATTGTATATGCTATCTATTCTAATTTGGACTTTAATCATAATGAAACGTAGGCTATATTATCTATTACAAAatgatgttgttttagagaacaGAGATGATAGGCCTACTAGTAATTATgctattttaaatgtatttccaGGCAGAGGACATGGACACCTCAGAAGACCTGCAAGATGACAACCTGATCGAGCGGGAACACTTCCACAGTTCTAATAATGAACAGCAAGATGGAGATTTGGTAGTTAGGAGTAATGTAATATTAGAACGAACAAAATTCAACCAAAGACGACAAGAAGCAGGAGAGACAGCTGATGATTTTATCTCTGCACTTCATTGTTTGTCACAACATTGCAGTTATGGAGCTCTGCTCAGTGAGAAAATAAGAAACAGGCTTGTCATGGGCTTACGTGACAAAAAACTTGCCGAGCAATTACAAATGGACCCAGAAATAACACTGGATGAAGCTGTCACACGCATTCATCAAAAgcaacaggacctgccagagaaTAACTTCAAAGCTACCAGTAATGCGGCAAATGTAGAGAGTGTGCTTTCACATAGCAAACATCAATGCCCAGCCAATACCCAGTGCCAATCAGAGAAGAATCAAAACTCAGAAAGACCACAACAACCCCAAACAACGCAGGAGAATGGAGAGGAGCCCCAAGATACTGAAGACTTCATTGAGGGTTTcagacctggaggagagaagtCTCACTACTGCGCCTACTGCGGTCAGAACTTTCAAAAAGTAAGGGATCTTATAAGACACCATCGAACACATACAGCAGTGAAAGAAATGTTCTGCCCTGATTGTGGGAAAGGCTTTACCCGCTCTGATAATCTGAAAAGGCATCAGAGGACACATAAGAAAGGGGGTGATTGTCTTTACTGTGATAAAAGCTTTTCTGAACCGGGAGAACTAAAAATACACATGGAAGTACATAGTCAAGAAAGGCCATACCTATGCCCTGACTGTGGGAAGCAATTCAAACAGTTATGGGTGTTGAAAAATCACCAGCGAAAACATACAGAGAAGATCTCACCACAGGAAAGGCATCACTACTGCTCCGACTGTGGAAAGAGCTTTACACGAAGGCATAGTCTTAGAAGACATCAGCAAGAAACGCATACAGATGAAAAGCCGTACCACTGCTCTAATTGCAACAAAAGTTTTGCGGGACGTGAGAGACTTAAGAAACATCAACTAACACACAAGGAAAAGAAACATAAACATTATCGCTGTTCAAGGTGTGATAAAAGATTTCCTGACATGGCAAAACTAAGATCACACCTTCCAGTACATTCTGTAGACCTGGCACTCCACTGCTCGGACTGTGGAAAGTGTTTCTTAAACAAGGCAAAGTTTGAAAGACACCTAAGAATACACACTGCAAGTGGAAAAAAGCCATTCCTCTGCACTGACTGCGGGGATGGTTTTACAACTTTACGACGGTTGGAAGAGCACCAGCGAACACACACCGGAGAGAAACCGTACCACTGCACTGAATGCGGGAAGCGTTTTGCACGTGAATGGACATTAAAGAGTCACAAGCAAGTGCACAAGTTAAAACACTCTGGAGAAAGAGCAGCCTATCCTTGCTCTGAATGTGGAAAGTCCTTCTCCCGTTCACGTGATGTGATGACTCATGTGAGAAGGGTGCATAACAAAGAGAGACCTTTCCAGTGCTTCTGCTGTGAAAAACGTTTCTTCCAAAAGAACTTCCTTACAGTACACATGAgaattcacactggagagaaaccctacCAGTGCTCAGATTGTGGACAAAGCTTCTCCCAAATTGGTGACCGAAAACGCCACCAGAAGAGGCAACACTCTAAAGAGGAGACTTGACCTCTATACAACAGTGTGGAAGGCTCCCTAATTTGGGAAAAAGTCAATGACTCCGCCCTCCTCGTGAACTGGAAACCAATGAGTGGTCGCCATATGTAGGAGATTGCCTCCTTTGTCAGAGGAACATCAGggaagaatctcaattgcatactcctcgcatcccctcgcctccttctcaaaacccattggaggagaaggtcataggggagggacctctggctttctcatccaatgggttttgagaaggagtcGAGGAGAGGGAACACGAGGAGTACTCAATTGACATTCTCCCCCTGTGTATCCTATAGGCTCCCGATCACAAAACTAATATTTTATCTATAAATTGTCTGGAAAAACCAGCTAAACTTGTTTTTACCACTTTACATATTTTGGGATTCTTCCTCTGTAAGCATCATTTGCTTGATGACGTGCAAGTGGAGTAGGATAGTAATTTCATACATGCTATGGTTTGTTTTCACACTTCCTTTCACTGATTActtttgacctttttcaaaaggaggcgaggagagtTTGCGAAACCAATTGAGAATCTCCCACAGAGACCCTCAATAAGAAAGGACTACaacagtaaaacaaacatacaatatTGTCATAGCATCAGTCtttattgttgttttttttggtCAACTTTGTCAAACAATTATTTGAATGTTTTGTATCAAAAGTAAActctttttatacatttttatttgatcaCCCTTGTAGTTTCCACCTGGCAAATTTGTATTTGTTAATCCAAAATGATTTGTTGTGGGTGCAGCATGTAATAACCGCAGTCTGCAGATATACATTATTGAGGcatttgggtagccaggcaatcCATATCAAAGatgatctattatattgacaagaaaACTGAGTTGACTGTGTGATTGAGATTGAGATCTCACCTGCCTCAATGATTGAGGCAggtgagatcaggtgggaccattccaATGAGACAGGGGGGTCaccattgagaccagggtctcattcTCAAGGGAGCCCTGTGAACATGAACACACAATTCAGTACAACATAAAGCAAAATAATAACATCAACACAATGCAACAAATACAACAAGATTAATCAAAACAAACACTGATCACAATTGATCTAAACTGTCCAATGGTGACCAGCGAGTCCAGCTTCAAGGTGGCCTGAAGGCTaatccgccctatgggactcccaatcacggccggttgtgatacagcctggaatcgaaccagggtctgtaatgacgcctcttgcactgagatgcagtgccttagaccgctgcgccattcgGGAGCCCTCTGCTGCATAAATAATGTAATAGGCCAggaagatatgtatactgtagctaagaaagtaatactaagtgtatgttttgtagtaagctgttagtagcccatgtgcctcagcCTAATAATTTGGTCTTTTTTCACATCTtgattttgcctactgttctgatttggtggtgcacatgtagcctataacctgtttttgcacaatgtaatcattgaatattgtaagagctttcattgtctgcttatatagcccctttatttatcctacggctCTGACTTGATGTACAGGGAGAAcgctgtaagaacggcccatgttctgaattctgtcgctgtacatttcaaaagtgctgaacaaatagttacatTGACAACGTCCgtcttagctcgctcattaacgtcttaatcgaaattacggattgcctcttatccgcttgtctttcccttatgccatagtttccacatctcaattgtcagtagaaaccacatttgttgaagcaagtcagccatattacctatgtttttttaaaggcagtaaatgagactgaatgaactgtttccctGCCAGACAAGGccctgctgatagccaggtgtagcagtggtatagtgcaattcatgtattgtttaatgttgtgtagtGGTTtagctggcatgcatcccacattttttatattttttggccaccaagatttacatgctaaaatcgccactgcccATATCAATAAAGCCACACTGCGGTTTTCCTGCTGTTCAATTGTTTTTTCAACCCAAACAAATGCCTGTATTATTCAATCATAACTCAAAGTATAATACTGTATCAGtccattgtttttatttttatatttaagtATTTCTAGACAAACAATATAAACCACCATAGACATCCTTGTATCCACAGCCTTGTCCATGTGTGAGTGGGTGCATGTTCCAGCCCTGTGTTTATCAGACAGGGGCAGGCTATAGAAAGGgaaacatacagtggggagaacaagtatttgatacactgccgattttgcaggttttcctacttacaaagcatgtagagttctgtcatttttatcataggtacacttcaactgtgagagacggactctaaaacaaaaatcaaaaaaatcacattgtatgatttttaaataattaatttgcattttattgcatgacataagtatttgatacatcggaaaagcagaacttaatatttggtacagaaactttTGTTTGCAAGTACAGAGAtaatacgtttcctgtagttcttgaccaggtttgcacacactgcagcagggattttggcccactcctccatacagaccttctccagatccttcaggtttcgggacTGTCggtgggcaatacggactttcagctccctccaaagattttctattgggttcgggtctggagactggctaggccactccaggaccttgagatgcttcttacggagccactccttagttgctctggctgtgtgtttcgggtcgttgtcatgctggaagacccagccacgacccatcttcaatgctcttactgagggaaggaggttgttggccaagatctcgcgatacatggccccatccatcctcccctcaatacggtgcaatcggcctgtcccctttgcagaaaaacatccccaaagaatgatgtttccacctccatgcttcacggttgggatggtgttctggggttgtactcatccttcttcttcctccaaacacggcgagtggagtttagaccaaaaagctctatttttgtctcatcagaccacatgacctcccattcctcctctggatcatccagatggtcattggcaaacttcagacgggcctggacatgcgctggcttgagcagggggaccttgcgtgcgctgcaggattttaatccatgacggcgtagtgtgttactaatggttttctttgagtctgtggtcccagctctcttcaggtcattgaccaggtcctgctgtgtagttctgggctgatccctcaccttcctcatgatcattgatgccccacgaggtgagatcttgcatggagccccagaccgagggtgattgagcgtcatcttgaacttcttccattttctaataattgtgccaacagttgttgccttctcaccaagctgcttgcttaTTGTCCTGtatcccatcccagccttgtgcaggtctaaaattttatccctgatgtccttacacagctctctggtcttggccattgtggagaggttggagtctgtttgattgagtgtgtggacaggtgtcttttatacaggtaacgagttcaaacatgtgcagttaatacaggtaatgagtggagaacaggagggcttcttaaagaaaaactaacaggtctgtgagagccagaattcttactggttggtaggtgatcaaatacttatgtcatgcaataaaatgcaaattaattacttaaaaatcatacaatgtgattttctggatttttgttttagattccgtctctcacagttgaagtgtacctatgataaaaattacagacttctacatgctttgtaagtaggaaatccTGCAAAATCGggagtgtatcaaatacttgttctccccactgtatgtagctACAAACCTTAATTAAAACTATAACAAGGGGCTCACTCCGCTATTATTTTACTTATACTGTGGTGTTATAGTTTAGTAATTACATTTAGCTTTTTCAGAGGATGCGTAACAATCAATGGAAGACCCTGAGCAGAAAAAGTCAGCCAGACGACATGAAGGAGTGCAGAGATGCACAGCCATCTGCAGATGGCCAAAAAGGGACATCTTGTACACCATTGAAACAAGCAAAACTACAACCAGGAGGACCACACACCTCACAAAGCTGACTTAATCACCTTGTATTTGACTTCATAGAGGATGTGCAACCCTTTTCACTAGTAGAGGTGCCTTCATTCCGCAAGCTAGTAGAAGGAATCAGTGGGGGAGAAAGGTCATGTGTAGAAAGTCCTTCCTAGCTCGCTCATAAATTTATTAATCGAAATCACGGAtagcctcttatccgctcgtcatTCCCTTATGCCATACTTTCTACATCTCAAttatcagtagaaaccacatttgtttaataaCCTCTACAGGAACGGTATCCACCCCACGGGACGGtgaagctaacgtaggctaatgtgattattATGAGGTTGTAAGTGACATGATAATTTCCCAGGTTATAGATATATCTGAtttgggcagaaagcttaaattcttgttaatctaatggcactgtccaatttacagtagctattacagtagaataataccatgctattgtttgaggagagtgcacaattatgaacttaaaAATatgttaataaaccaattaggcacatttgggcagtcttgcgacaacattttgaacagatatgcaatgcTTCATTGGattagtctaaaactttgcacatacactgctgccatctagtgtccaaaatctaaattgcgcctgggttgtaataatacattatggcctttctcttgcgtttcaaagatgatgatgatacaacaacaatttatttttattttttattatcttttaccagatctaatgtgttattctcctacattaatttcacatttccacaaagttcaaagtgtttccttttaaatggtatcaagaatatccatatccttgcttcaggtcctgagctacaggcagttagatttgggtatgtaattttaggcgGGAGAAAAAAAGGGTTGGATCCTTCtatctatatacactgctcaaaaaaataaagggaacacttaaacaacacaatgtaactccaagtcaatcacacttctgtgaaatcaaactgtccacttaggaagcaacactgattgacaataaatttcacatgctattgttcaaatggaatagacaaaaggtggaaattataggcaattagcaagacacccccaataaaggagtggttctggaggtggtgaccacagaccacttctcagttcctatgcttcctggctgatgttttggtcacttttgaatgctggcggtgctctctctctagtggtagcatgagacggagtctacaacccacacaagtggctcaggtagtgcagttcatccaggatggcacatcaatgcgagctgtggcaaaaaggtttgctgtgtctgtcagcgtagtgtccagagcatggaggcgctaccaggagacaggccagtacatcaggagacgtggaggaggccgtaggagggcaacaacccagcagcaggaccgctacctc encodes the following:
- the LOC129859717 gene encoding zinc finger protein 883-like isoform X1, giving the protein MAEIQKEAGLLETIRENRDEEEPANSKAEDMDTSEDLQDDNLIEREHFHSSNNEQQDGDLVVRSNVILERTKFNQRRQEAGETADDFISALHCLSQHCSYGALLSEKIRNRLVMGLRDKKLAEQLQMDPEITLDEAVTRIHQKQQDLPENNFKATSNAANVESVLSHSKHQCPANTQCQSEKNQNSERPQQPQTTQENGEEPQDTEDFIEGFRPGGEKSHYCAYCGQNFQKVRDLIRHHRTHTAVKEMFCPDCGKGFTRSDNLKRHQRTHKKGGDCLYCDKSFSEPGELKIHMEVHSQERPYLCPDCGKQFKQLWVLKNHQRKHTEKISPQERHHYCSDCGKSFTRRHSLRRHQQETHTDEKPYHCSNCNKSFAGRERLKKHQLTHKEKKHKHYRCSRCDKRFPDMAKLRSHLPVHSVDLALHCSDCGKCFLNKAKFERHLRIHTASGKKPFLCTDCGDGFTTLRRLEEHQRTHTGEKPYHCTECGKRFAREWTLKSHKQVHKLKHSGERAAYPCSECGKSFSRSRDVMTHVRRVHNKERPFQCFCCEKRFFQKNFLTVHMRIHTGEKPYQCSDCGQSFSQIGDRKRHQKRQHSKEET
- the LOC129859717 gene encoding zinc finger protein 883-like isoform X2, yielding MAEDMDTSEDLQDDNLIEREHFHSSNNEQQDGDLVVRSNVILERTKFNQRRQEAGETADDFISALHCLSQHCSYGALLSEKIRNRLVMGLRDKKLAEQLQMDPEITLDEAVTRIHQKQQDLPENNFKATSNAANVESVLSHSKHQCPANTQCQSEKNQNSERPQQPQTTQENGEEPQDTEDFIEGFRPGGEKSHYCAYCGQNFQKVRDLIRHHRTHTAVKEMFCPDCGKGFTRSDNLKRHQRTHKKGGDCLYCDKSFSEPGELKIHMEVHSQERPYLCPDCGKQFKQLWVLKNHQRKHTEKISPQERHHYCSDCGKSFTRRHSLRRHQQETHTDEKPYHCSNCNKSFAGRERLKKHQLTHKEKKHKHYRCSRCDKRFPDMAKLRSHLPVHSVDLALHCSDCGKCFLNKAKFERHLRIHTASGKKPFLCTDCGDGFTTLRRLEEHQRTHTGEKPYHCTECGKRFAREWTLKSHKQVHKLKHSGERAAYPCSECGKSFSRSRDVMTHVRRVHNKERPFQCFCCEKRFFQKNFLTVHMRIHTGEKPYQCSDCGQSFSQIGDRKRHQKRQHSKEET